One part of the Ziziphus jujuba cultivar Dongzao chromosome 2, ASM3175591v1 genome encodes these proteins:
- the LOC107418733 gene encoding LOW QUALITY PROTEIN: protein DETOXIFICATION 16 (The sequence of the model RefSeq protein was modified relative to this genomic sequence to represent the inferred CDS: inserted 2 bases in 2 codons; deleted 1 base in 1 codon), translating to MERDQEQMPYSNTPQVQVGEENGGENGRDEKNDRKSQIIKEVKKQLWLAGPLIAVNILLFCLQVISVMFVGHLGELPLSGASVGTSFASVTGFSLLMGLSTALETLSGQAYGAKQYDMMGIYTQRAMFILLLASIPLAVIWANTRSILTSVGQNAAIAAEAGQYARFMIPSIFAYGLLQCFIRFLQTQHIVFPMVLSCGITTLFHVFMCWILVFKSGLGNRGAALANSISYWINVLLLGLYVKFSSSCAKTWTGFSKESFQSIXCFLKLAIPSAVMICLEMWSFEMLVLFSGLLPNHKLETSVLSISLNTVGTVCMIPSGLGAAVSTRVSNELGAAGNPKAARLSVCVVLVLAITEGLFVASILILIHNVWGYAYCKETEVVKYVSKLMPILAVLCFIDGLQCVLSGNARGCGXPSAVLLAFVFHVGGKGLCLGIICALVVQLLFLFTITIRTNWEQEAKKATKRIHDSKIPVHVVS from the exons ATGGAGAGAGATCAGGAACAAATGCCATATTCAAACACACCCCAGGTTCAAGTTGGTGAAGAAAATGGTGGTGAGAATGGAAGAGATGAGAAAAATGATAGGAAAAGCCAGATCATTAAGGAAGTAAAAAAGCAGCTTTGGCTAGCAGGGCCTCTGATAGCAGTGAACATATTGCTGTTTTGCTTACAAGTTATATCAGTGATGTTTGTTGGTCATCTTGGTGAGTTACCTTTATCTGGTGCTTCTGTTGGTACTTCTTTTGCAAGTGTTACAGGTTTCAGCTTGCTG ATGGGACTGTCAACTGCATTAGAGACATTATCAGGGCAGGCATATGGAGCAAAGCAATATGATATGATGGGCATATACACGCAGAGGGCCATGTTTATTCTCTTACTTGCTAGCATACCTCTTGCTGTTATTTGGGCAAACACAAGATCAATTCTAACTTCGGTTGGCCAAAATGCTGCAATAGCAGCAGAAGCAGGACAATATGCTCGTTTTATGATTCCAAGCATTTTTGCCTACGGTCTTCTTCAATGCTTCATTCGATTCTTACAGACCCAACACATTGTTTTCCCAATGGTGCTTAGCTGTGGAATCACAACTTTATTCCATGTCTTTATGTGTtggattttggtttttaaatctGGACTTGGAAACAGAGGAGCTGCCTTGGCAAATTCCATCTCTTATTGGATCAATGTGCTATTGTTGGGACTTTATGTCAAATTCTCGTCTTCATGTGCAAAAACTTGGACAGGGTTTTCAAAGGAATCTTTTCAAAGCA CCTGCTTTCTTAAACTTGCCATTCCTTCAGCTGTCATGATCTG CTTGGAGATGTGGTCATTTGAAATGTTGGTTCTTTTTTCCGGTCTTCTTCCCAATCATAAGCTAGAGACCTCTGTTCTCTCTATCAG CCTCAACACAGTTGGAACAGTATGCATGATCCCTTCTGGACTAGGTGCTGCTGTAAG TACTCGGGTTTCGAATGAATTAGGAGCG GCGGGAAATCCAAAAGCAGCTCGTTTATCAGTTTGTGTTGTCCTGGTCTTGGCCATTACCGAGGGTTTATTTGTGGCATCAATCCTTATATTGATACACAACGTCTGGGGCTATGCTTATTGCAAAGAAACAGAAGTGGTCAAATATGTATCAAAATTGATGCCAATTCTTGCAGTCCTTTGCTTTATTGATGGACTCCAGTGTGTTCTTTCAG GGAATGCAAGAGGATGTG TTCCATCAGCTGTTCTACTGGCTTTTGTCTTTCATGTTGGTGGAAAG GGTCTGTGTTTAGGTATAATATGTGCACTCGTCGTGCAACTTTTATTTCTGTTCACTATCACAATCCGAACCAACTGGGAGCAAGAA GCAAAGAAGGCCACAAAAAGGATCCATGACTCGAAAATACCTGTACATGTAGTCTCATGA
- the LOC132799085 gene encoding protein DETOXIFICATION 16-like, producing MDSKNENLSLSAPLITVYDQEGLRGVENDQRKCESGIWRNEILEEVKKQLWLAGPLIAVNLLKKLIQVISLMFAGHLDELSLSAASMAKSFVSMIGFGLLLSLFHFLHIICGQSYGAKQYHILGIHMQRAMLVLILLSIPLAFIVSNTNSILIAVGQNASIAAEAGNYAIFLIPSLFGYAILQCQIRFLQSQNMIFPLLLIAGFTTLFHIFLCWVLLFESGVGNRGAALANSISYWINVISLVLYVKFSSSCAKTWTGFSKEAFHDIISFLRLAVPSASMSCLEFWSFEVLVLLSGILPYPDLEASVLSISLNLNSVVWRIALGLSGAGR from the exons ATGGATAGTAAGAATGAAAATCTTTCTCTAAGCGCCCCATTGATTACTGTCTATGATCAGGAAGGACTTCGTGGCGTCGAGAATGATCAGAGAAAATGTGAAAGCGGTATTTGGAGGAACGAAATTCTTGAAGAAGTAAAGAAGCAGTTGTGGCTAGCAGGGCCTCTAATAGCGGTGAATCTCCTGAAAAAACTAATACAGGTGATATCATTGATGTTTGCTGGTCATCTTGATGAATTATCTCTTTCTGCTGCTTCCATGGCCAAGTCCTTTGTATCCATGATCGGTTTCGGCTTGTTATTGAGCTTGTTTCATTTTCTCcatattat TTGTGGGCAATCATATGGAGCAAAGCAGTATCATATACTAGGCATACACATGCAGAGAGCTATGCTTGTTCTTATACTCCTTAGCATACCACTTGCTTTCATTGTGTCAAACACCAATTCTATTCTAATTGCTGTAGGCCAAAATGCTTCCATAGCAGCAGAGGCTGGAAATTATGCCATTTTCTTGATTCCTAGCCTTTTTGGTTATGCTATTCTTCAGTGCCAAATTAGATTTCTACAATCCCAGAACATGATATTTCCATTGTTGCTCATTGCCGGATTCACAACACTTTTCCACATTTTTCTCTGTTGGGTTTTGTTGTTTGAATCTGGAGTTGGAAACAGAGGAGCTGCTTTGGCGAATTCCATCTCTTATTGGATCAACGTGATATCGTTGGTGCTCTACGTGAAGTTCTCTTCTTCATGTGCAAAAACTTGGACAGGCTTTTCGAAAGAGGCATTTCATGACATTATATCTTTTCTCAGACTTGCTGTTCCTTCAGCTTCAATGTCATG CTTGGAGTTTTGGTCTTTTGAAGTACTGGTTCTCTTATCTGGTATCCTTCCTTATCCAGACTTAGAAGCCTCTGTGCTTTCTATCAG CCTCAATTTAAATTCAGTAGTTTGGAGGATCGCTCTAGGCCTCAGTGGTGCTGGGAGGTGA
- the LOC107418734 gene encoding protein DETOXIFICATION 16 yields the protein MFVGHFGELSLSGASLATSFVSVFGFSLLKGMASALDTLSGQSYGAKQYHMLGIQIQRAMIVNLLVSIPLAIILANTRSILVFVGQNADIATEAGVYAIFMIPGLFAFSLLPCLLTFLQTQNIVYPMMLISGFTTVLHIFICWVLLFESGLGDKGAALANSISYWINVLILAIYVKFSSSCSKTWTGFSMEALNSHEIVTFLRLAVPSTVMSCLSTWIFEMVVLLSGLLPNPELETSALSIWLTCKRLTLVWRIHTGLSSAVSVRVSNKLGAGHPKAARLAAGVVLTMTILEGLLIGLLFIFLRNFWGYAYSSEIEVVEFVAKSMPTLAIVNFFGGLQRVLSGIVRGCGWQKIGAYVNLASYYIVGIPLAILLAFVFHMDGNGLWLGILGGLVVQVTFFVTITIQTNWELEANKAIERVYESAT from the exons ATGTTTGTTGGTCATTTCGGTGAATTATCCCTTTCTGGTGCTTCCTTGGCTACTTCATTTGTATCAGTATTCGGTTTCAGCTTGTTG aaaggaatGGCAAGTGCATTGGATACGCTATCAGGGCAGTCCTATGGAGCAAAGCAATATCATATGCTGGGCATACAAATTCAGAGAGCCATGATTGTTAACTTACTGGTAAGCATACCACTAGCAATCATTTTGGCAAACACAAGATCTATTCTTGTTTTTGTAGGCCAAAATGCTGATATAGCTACAGAAGCTGGAGTATATGCAATTTTTATGATCCCAGGCCTTTTTGCCTTTTCTCTTCTTCCTTGCCTTTTAACATTTTTACAAACCCAAAACATAGTCTACCCAATGATGCTCATCTCTGGATTCACCACTGTGTTGCACATCTTTATCTGTTGGGTTTTGCTATTCGAATCTGGTCTTGGAGACAAGGGAGCTGCCTTAGCAAACTCCATATCCTATTGGATCAATGTCCTTATTTTGGCAATTTATGTGAAGTTTTCTTCTTCATGTTCAAAAACCTGGACTGGGTTTTCCATGGAGGCCTTGAACTCGCATGAAATTGTCACTTTTCTAAGACTTGCTGTTCCTTCAACTGTCATGTCCTG CTTGTCAACTTGGATATTCGAGATGGTTGTTCTTTTATCCGGCCTTCTTCCTAATCCAGAATTGGAAACCTCAGCGCTTTCTATATGGTTAA CCTGCAAACGGTTAACTCTAGTTTGGAGGATCCATACCGGGCTAAGTTCTGCTGTGAG TGTTCGAGTCTCAAACAAACTAGGAGCAGGACATCCAAAAGCAGCAAGATTAGCGGCCGGTGTTGTGTTGACGATGACTATTTTAGAGGGTTTATTGATAGGATTATTGTTCATTTTCCTGCGCAACTTCTGGGGATATGCTTATAGCAGTGAAATTGAAGTGGTGGAATTTGTAGCAAAATCGATGCCAACGCTTGCTATTGTTAACTTCTTTGGCGGACTTCAACGTGTTCTTTCAG GCATTGTTAGAGGATGCGGCTGGCAGAAGATTGGTGCTTATGTGAATCTTGCATCCTATTACATAGTGGGAATTCCATTAGCCATTTTATTGGCTTTTGTCTTCCACATGGATGGAAAT GGACTGTGGTTGGGGATCCTAGGAGGACTGGTTGTTCAAGTGACATTTTTTGTTACTATTACCATACAAACCAACTGGGAGCTAGAA GCAAACAAAGCTATAGAGAGAGTTTATGAAAGTGCAACTTAA